Within the Fervidobacterium gondwanense DSM 13020 genome, the region TTTCCAGCTGATATCGAGCAGATATGAGAAGAGCAGTACAATAATAACAACTAATGTTGTATTCTCTGAATGGGGAGAGATATTTGGTGGAGCGACGATAGCAAATGCAATTTTGGATAGGCTACTCCATCATTCTTACGTGATTTTCATAAAAGGTCCTTCATACAGATTGCAGTCAAAAACAGCATATTTTAGCAACACAAACCAGCAAAACTAAGTTTATTTTTTGTACATTTTTATTTTCGATTTTTTGTTCATTTTGATATTGACATTTACACAAGGATATATGCTCACTAGAGAAGGCGATGACTTCATTGGAGAAAATTGTGAAAGAAGCTCCCGAGATGAATCTTTCGGAACTTCTCATAAATGCATTTTTTCAAATCAGGACGTTTTTGTCACTCCGTGATTCAAAGCTGAATATCACTTCTGAAATCTTTGTCAATGGAGAAAGGATCTTCCCTCCAAAAAACATAAGAGTAGAAAATCACTACCTTCCAAACCAATACAACTATAAGATCAACATTAAACATAATGCTGTAAAGTTCTCCTTGTACACTTCGCGTGATTTGAAGGCTTTCGAGTCTGCTTATGTAAATTCTTTACTAAAGAATATAGAAAGCGCTTTTGTTCAGAAGGAAGGATTTGATGTTGAAGATGAATTCGTCTTGATGATTTCCAAGCTCGTCGAGGCAAGGTCCGAAGAAACAGGAGAGCATGTTAATAGAGTATCGGAAATTGCAAAGTTTTTGGCACAACTTTCCGGCCATAGTTCGAGAGATGTAAAGTTAATTCACGGTGCCGCCGCACTACACGATATAGGAAAGGTAGGTATTCCGGACTATATACTCAACAAGCCTGCTAAACTCGATGATAAGGAATTCGCGATAATGAAGGAACACACTCTGATAGGTTTTGAACTTTTGAGGAATTCCTCACTTAAAATATTCCAGACAGGTGCAGTCATAGCTTTGGAACACCATGAGAGATGGGACGGAACAGGATATCCATATGGACTGGAAGGCGAACAAATTACTCTCGAGTCGAGAATAGTCCAGATTGCCGACGTTTTTGAGGCGTTAACTCAAGACAGGTGCTATAGGCCCGCATGGCCGCTTGAAAAAGCTATAGAATATATGAACGATATGAAAGGCAAGCAGTTCGACCCGTGGCTAATAGAACTGTTTAACAAGCATTTAAGAGAATTTGTACAAATTGTTCAAGATAAACAGGACGAGGAAGCAAATTAATTCCCATTTCTGAGTTGATCAACAAATTTGTTTAGATTTTCAATAGCTTTGGCAAAATCTTTCGGAAGTCGTGCAATGAATCTCATCTTTTCGCCAGTCCTTGGGTGGTAGAATGATAAGCTGAGTGCATGGAGCATTTGCCTGTATATTTCAAACTGCTCGTCTTCTTTTGCTCTTCCGTACACCTCATCACCCATCAGCGGGTGTCCTATGTACTTCATATGCACCCTTATCTGGTGAGTCCTGCCTGTTTTCGGATATGCAAACACCAGAGAGCCGATATTTCCGAATCTCCGTACAACTTTATAATGTGTTAACGCCGGTTTCCCATATTCAGACTGTGTCGTTGTCATCTTGACTCTAAGCACAGGATTTCTCGCTATGCTTATCTCAATATCACCCTCAGGTCTTGTAGGAACGCCCTTAACAAGGCAAACATAAAGCTTTTCAGTCACTCTGTCTTTGAATTGTTTTGTAAGTGATTGGTGCGCTAAATCATTCTTAGCTATTACCATCACTCCGCTTGTGTCTTTGTCAAGCCTGTGAACAATTCCGGGTCTCATTACCCCGCCTATACCTTGCAAGTCTTTGCAATGATACAGCACTGCATTAACAATAGTACCAGATGTGTGTGATGGAATTGGGTGAGTGATTATGCCCGGCTGTTTGTTTATCACCAGTATATCTCTATCTTCATAGATTATATCAAGTGGTATATTCTCCGGAAGAATCTCCGGAAGTTTCGGTTTCTCCGGGACTTTCAAGGTAATTATATCCCCAGACTTCACCTTGTAGCTCGGCTTCTTCGAAGTCCCATTGACCAGAACTTCCCCGCTTTTGATAGCCTTTTGAATATACGTTCTCGAGATCCAGTCTGGAGTCTTTTCCATTACGAATTTGTCGAGTCTCCAGCCGTCTTCCCTGTTCGTCACTTGTATATCCATCAGTTCTGTTCGGTCTGTATCTCCTGTATATACCTCTTGAAATTGTACCATTTGTTAACGTCTCACCTGCACTTTTTGATCTATCTTTACTTTTCCGATGTGAGAAAAGTGGTCCGTGTTTAAGTTCTTCCCTGATAAACGATATGCCTAAACCGACAGTGCCAATCGTTATGAATATGTCAGCAACATTGAAAACTGTTGGCCATCCTAAGAACGTTATGAAATCAACAACATAACCGTATCTGATTCTATCGATGAGGTTCCCGAGTGCACCACCTAATATGAACCCAAGCATTGTTTGGGTAAATTTGTTAAGCTTTAAAAACAGAGGTATAGTTGACAGTCCAATTATAATCAAGAGAGTAAGGTAAATAACAATCTCTTTCACGCCCGCAAACAGTCCAAACGAAATGCCTCTGTTTGTAGCATGTGTTAAGAAAAATATGCCATAGATTCTCTTAATCGTTCCAAGTGGTATGTACAGAGTCGTGAGATGCTTAGTTATTTGATCAAGCGTAAGTGCTAAGACAAGCCAGAACATCCTATCATTCCTTATCAAGATATTTGAGAAAACACGTCTCAGATTTTTCTGTAGATGAAAGGACTGGCAACTTCAAGACCGAGGTTTCTGTAATTGAATATCCTCTCAGTATTCCCTACAAAGAGTATTCCACCTGGTCTGAGGCTCTCTGCAAATCTTCTGTAAAGTTGGTCCTTTGCCTCCATTTCAAAGTATATGACAACATTCCGGCACATAATCATATCGAGACCTTTTTCAAATGGGTCTTGCAGCAAGTTGTGCCTCTTAAACTGTACGCGGGCTTTTACGTTCGGTTTCACGACGTATTTACCATCTCTTACGATAAAGTATTTCTGTATGTACTCTAACGGTGTGCTCACCATCGACCTTTCTTCGTACTCTCCGATTTGCGCTCTCGTTAGAACACCCATATCTATATCGGTTGCGAGTACCTTTGCTGTTAGTGGAGCCTTTAATTCTTCAAGAAGTATAGCTAATGAATACGGCTCCTCGCCAGAAGAACAACCGGCACTCCAAGCTTTAAACCTTGCACCGCTTTCCTTCAAAAGTTCAGGTAAGAAAGTCTTTTTTAATTCTTCCCATTTTTCAGGATTTCTGAAGAACTCTGTCACGTTTATCGTCAATTTATCAAGGAATTCGTCCTTTTTCTTATTATCCTTCATAATCAAGTCAAAATATTCTTTATAACTCTTGCAGTTGTACTTTCGTATAAGCATTTCGATACGTCTTTTCATTCTCTCAGGCTTGTAACCGGAAAGGTCGAGCCCCATCGTTTCTTTTATCTTGCCAACAAACCATTCAAACTGATCCCAAGGAAGTTCTGGAATATCACCAGATTGGAAATTCGACATCCAGGCGAACTTCTTTTCCTTGAAGTCGTCCAACGACATAGACTCCACCTACCTTCCAAATCACTCTTCCAATTATAGTATCGTTTCCATCTATATTATCGTTTACAATATTGATTTCAAAGTTATCCGTTTTGAGAGCCATCCCGTTTACTAAATCGAAGCTGTTTGCACTATCTGATGAGTGATAAATTAGCGCATAAAGAACGACGTTCTTTTCCGATAAAAAGAAACCTAAACCTGTCTTTTCTCCTGTGAAAACGTAAACTGTGTTGCCGATTCCAAAGTTAAACCCATTTTGTGTCCGTTCTACGAACGCGTACAAATTAGCTGAACCTATAGGAATTCTTATAGAGGCGTTGACTGCCATCCCGGAACCCAAAATCGAAAAATTCTCGGTTTTATGGATTAGTCCGCTACCTGCGTATCCTGTGCCTACCCACGTGGCATACCAAACTTTCTGAGCAGGGTTGAAAAAAGTTGAGAAAGGAATAGAAGTGTTAAAAGCGGTGTAAGTAACTTTATACGGGGCTTCGATGAATTCAAACGATTCGAAAAGGTCTGAAATATCGGGCTTAATAAATACAAAACCAGCGTTCTCTGTTAGAGGTATATCCACATCGAACTTAGCTTTGAATTTCCAAAAAGAAAAATCGTACTTAGCATTTAACTTCATCGTAGTATCAAACGGAGAGACGCCAAAGTAGAGCGTCTCTCCATTTGATATCTGGTTAAGTAGTATTAAAAATGCAAACGTCATCACAAAAATAGGAATTCTTTTCCTGAATTTCTTCCCTGGATAGTCTTTTGCCTTTTTCAAAAGTTCCAACCCCAAGTTAGTTTTGGTTTAAGTTTTAGCCTTCGAGTTTCGCCATTATCGCTTCGAGTTCTGCATCATCAATATCGAAGTTGCCAAATACTTCTTGAACATCGTCGTTGTCTTCGAGTGCATCTATAAGTTTGAGAACCTTTTCTGCTTCCGAACCTGTTACCTTAACGCTGTTCTTTGGTTTGTACGTAATCTTTGCTTCTCCTGTAAATCCGTTGCTTGCAAGTGCTTCTTTCACACTTGTTAGAGATTCTGGAGCTGCGTAAACGAGTACTGGGTCTCCCTCTTCTATATCTTCTGCACCTGCATCGATTGCAAGAAGCGTGAATTCATCCATGTCAGAGATCTTCTCTGCAGGAATTTCAATAACTCCCTTTCTTTCAAATATCCATGCAACTGAACCGCTTTCTGCTAGTGAACCGCCGTTCTTGCTGAGGATGTGCCTGAGTTCTTGAGCTGTCCTGTTCTTGTTATCTGTGAGTGCAAGTATGTAAAGTGCTACTCCACCTGGTGCATATGCTTCGTATATTATTTCTTCGTACCTTTCGCCTTCGAGTTCACCCGTACCTTTTTTGATTGATCTTTCAACGGTGTCTTTTGGCATGTTCGCATCTCTTGCTTTTTCTAAAACTGCTCTTAGCCTTGGGTTCGTATCTGGATTTCCGCCGCCTTCTCTTGCCGCTACGATGATTTCTCTAATCAACTTTGTGAATATCTTCGATCTTTTCGCGTCCTGCGCAGCCTTCCTGTGTTTAATATTCGCCCACTTATTGTGACCTGACATACTCTCTTCCTCCTTAAGAAATTTTCATTTAAAATTATCTTTCTCCCGGTTTTATTACCTTATCTATTATACCATATTCCTGTGCTTCTTGAGCACTCATGAAAAAGTCCCTGTCCGTGTCTTTTTCTATTCTTTCAATGTCTTGCCCTGTATGTTTGCTTAGAATATCGTTAATTATGTGCTTGA harbors:
- a CDS encoding HD-GYP domain-containing protein, whose protein sequence is MEKIVKEAPEMNLSELLINAFFQIRTFLSLRDSKLNITSEIFVNGERIFPPKNIRVENHYLPNQYNYKINIKHNAVKFSLYTSRDLKAFESAYVNSLLKNIESAFVQKEGFDVEDEFVLMISKLVEARSEETGEHVNRVSEIAKFLAQLSGHSSRDVKLIHGAAALHDIGKVGIPDYILNKPAKLDDKEFAIMKEHTLIGFELLRNSSLKIFQTGAVIALEHHERWDGTGYPYGLEGEQITLESRIVQIADVFEALTQDRCYRPAWPLEKAIEYMNDMKGKQFDPWLIELFNKHLREFVQIVQDKQDEEAN
- a CDS encoding RluA family pseudouridine synthase is translated as MDIQVTNREDGWRLDKFVMEKTPDWISRTYIQKAIKSGEVLVNGTSKKPSYKVKSGDIITLKVPEKPKLPEILPENIPLDIIYEDRDILVINKQPGIITHPIPSHTSGTIVNAVLYHCKDLQGIGGVMRPGIVHRLDKDTSGVMVIAKNDLAHQSLTKQFKDRVTEKLYVCLVKGVPTRPEGDIEISIARNPVLRVKMTTTQSEYGKPALTHYKVVRRFGNIGSLVFAYPKTGRTHQIRVHMKYIGHPLMGDEVYGRAKEDEQFEIYRQMLHALSLSFYHPRTGEKMRFIARLPKDFAKAIENLNKFVDQLRNGN
- a CDS encoding CheR family methyltransferase encodes the protein MSLDDFKEKKFAWMSNFQSGDIPELPWDQFEWFVGKIKETMGLDLSGYKPERMKRRIEMLIRKYNCKSYKEYFDLIMKDNKKKDEFLDKLTINVTEFFRNPEKWEELKKTFLPELLKESGARFKAWSAGCSSGEEPYSLAILLEELKAPLTAKVLATDIDMGVLTRAQIGEYEERSMVSTPLEYIQKYFIVRDGKYVVKPNVKARVQFKRHNLLQDPFEKGLDMIMCRNVVIYFEMEAKDQLYRRFAESLRPGGILFVGNTERIFNYRNLGLEVASPFIYRKI
- a CDS encoding YebC/PmpR family DNA-binding transcriptional regulator, producing the protein MSGHNKWANIKHRKAAQDAKRSKIFTKLIREIIVAAREGGGNPDTNPRLRAVLEKARDANMPKDTVERSIKKGTGELEGERYEEIIYEAYAPGGVALYILALTDNKNRTAQELRHILSKNGGSLAESGSVAWIFERKGVIEIPAEKISDMDEFTLLAIDAGAEDIEEGDPVLVYAAPESLTSVKEALASNGFTGEAKITYKPKNSVKVTGSEAEKVLKLIDALEDNDDVQEVFGNFDIDDAELEAIMAKLEG